The DNA region GCCTGGGCCTTCTCCATGTCCTTGACCGTGACGAGGCCGATGCAGCGATGGGCCTCGTCCACCACCAGCAGCTTCTCGATGCGGTGCTGGTGCAGCAGGCGCTTGGCCTCGTCCTGGCTGACGCCCTCGCGCACCGACACCACGTCCTTGGTCATCAGCTCGCTGACCGGCTGGTTCGGGTTGGTGGCGAAGCGCACGTCGCGGTTGGTCAGGATGCCGACCAGCTTGCCGCTGCCGCGGGAGTCGCGGCTTTCCACCACCGGGATGCCGGAGATGCGGTAATCGGCCATGAGCTGGAGCGCGTCGGCCAGCGTCTGGCCCGGCGTGATGGTGATCGGGTTGACCACCATGCCGGACTCGTACCGCTTGACCTTGCGGACCTCTTCGGCCTGCTGCTCGATGGTCAGGTTGCGGTGAACCACGCCGATGCCGCCGGCCTGGGCCATGGCGATGGCGAGGCTGCTTTCGGTCACCGTGTCCATCGCGGAGGACATCAGCGGGATGCCCAGTTCGATGGTCTTGGTCAGGCGCGTCCGGGTGTCCACCTCGTTCGGCAGGACCGAACTTTCGGCCGGAACCAAGAGGACGTCGTCGAAGGTCAGAGCTTCGCGGATCGTGGACGAGCGGGCCATCGGCGGTCTCCCGGAAGGTAAAAAAGGGGCCGGAAAAAAATTTGGCGCACTATACACAAGACCGTGGGCTTGTGAAGGCGCCTGAACCACAAACTGTCGTGTGCCGGGCCTCATCCGCGCAAGCCAGCCATGACCTGCGCGAACGGACCGCAGCCGGAGGTGGACCTAGTCGTTCATGTTGGCCCCACGGAAACCGGTGGCGACCACATAGGTTTCGGAGGATTCGGCGCGGCTGGCCGGCGGCTTGGCGTGGCGCACCGTGGCGAAATCGCGCTTCAGCCGCTCCAGCAGGGACTTCTCCGCCCCGCCCTGGAACAGCTTGGCGACGAACGCCCCGCCGGGGGCCAGCACCTCCTCCGCGAAATCGTAGGCGGCCTCGGCCAGCGCCATGATGCGCAGGTGGTCGGTGGACTGGTGCCCGATGGTCGGGGCCGCCATATCGCTCAGCACCACGTCGGCGGAGCCGCCCAGGGCCTCCTTCAGCCGCTCGGCAGCACCCTCCTCCAGGAAGTCGGCCTGCATGGTGGTGGCGCCGGGCACCGGGTCCATGGGCAGGATGTCCAGCCCGACGACCTTCCAGCCATCGCGCGCGGTCTGCACCTTGTCCACCGCCACCTGCGTCCAGCCGCCGGGGGCGGCGCCAAGGTCGACCACGCGCTTGCCCGGCCCCAGCAGATGGAACTTCTCGTCCAGCTGCAGCAGCTTGAAGGCGGCGCGGGAGCGGAAGCCGCGCTTCGTCGCCTCGTGCACGTAGGGGTCGTTCAGATGCCGCTCCAGCCAGCGGGCCGAGGAGGTGGTGCGCTTGGCCGCGGACTTCACGCGGACGGTGGCGCGGCGCCCACCCGGCGTCGAGGAGGACGGAGGCTTTCCAACCATGGTCTCACATTTCCTTAATAGATTTGCCGCGTCGACCCGATCAGCTCCACGAGGATGCCCTCGCGCAGGCCGCGGTCGGCGATGCGCAAGCGCTCCACCGGCCAACAGTCGCACAGCGCGTCCAGCACCGCGCATCCGGCGATCACCAGATCCGCGCGGTCCTGTCCGATGCAGGGATGCCGCGCCCGCCCGTCGAAGTCCAGTGCGACGAGACGTTCGATGACCGCGCGGGCATGGTCGATGCGCAGAAAGCTGCCGTCCACCGCCCGCCGGTCGTATCGGCAGAGGCCGAGATGCACCCCGGCCAGCGTCGTCACCGTGCCGGAGGTGCCGAGCATCTGCACCTGCCCGGCCAGCACCCGCTCCCGGATGCCGTTGCGCGCTTCGAAGGAGGCGATGGCCGACGCCACCTCCTCCACCATGCGCCGGTACATGCCGCGGTCGGCGTTGGCACCACCGAATTGCTCGGTCAGCCCGATGACGCCGCACTGGATGGAGGTCTGGTCGAGGATGCGCGGGGGCCGCCCCCGCTCCACCGCCAGCCACATCAACTCGGTCGAGCCGCCGCCAATGTCGAACACCACGGCATAGGGCACATTCGGGTCGAGCAGCGACGCGCAGCCGGCGAGCGCGAGGCGCCCCTCCTCCTGGCTGGAGATGATCTCGATGGCGATGCCGGTTTCCCGCTCCACCGCATCGATGAATTCGCCGCAGTTCCGGGCGCGGCGGCAGGCCTCGGTCGCCACGGCACGCGCCGCGGTAACGCCGCGACGCTCGATCTTGGATCCGCAGATCTTCAGCGCAGCGAGGGTGCGCTCCATCGCCGAGTCGGACAGCCGATCGTTGCGGGTCAGCCCCTCGCCCAGCCGGACGATCCGCGAGAAGGCGTCGATGACGCGAAAGCCGCCGGGAATTGGCCGGGCAATCAGAAGCCGACAGTTGTTGGTGCCGAGGTCGAGGGCCGCGAAGACCGGGCGCGCAGGGGCCGACGAACGCAACCGCCCGGTGTCGTTCTGCCGCTCGCTGTGCACCTGAAGGTCCACGTCTCCTCCCCGCCATGCTTAAGGGAGTCATCTTAACCCGGTTTCACGTCCCAGCGAAAGCCCACGATTGGACTTGAATTGTGTCTGCAGGCCCACACCCGGGCGTCGCAGCCGAAAAAAGGGCTATACAAGCCCCGCCCGCTTTGCTAAAAGGGCGGCCCACGACGGGACGCGCCACAGCGCCGCCCCGGCGACGGTCTGGGGGATCGTCTAGCGGTAGGACAGCGGACTCTGACTCCGCCAGCCTAGGTTCGAATCCTAGTCCCCCAACCAACCTCTCCCGAACGGCCAGCGCTTTCAGGAACATTCGGGTTGCTTGCATCCAGCAACGCCGGGTGTGGCAAAATTGATTTGTGACGCCGTCGCACGTCGCTCACATCGCCTGCTCGACGCGGATTGGTCGATGGCGTGTGAAAGCCCACGTCAGCCATGCCGCCGCGCTCACCGCGGCCCCCACCGTCGACACTCCGACCCAGCCGGCATGGGCAAAGGCCGTCGTCGCCGCGATGGCGCCAATGGCGCTGCCGAGAGAGTAGAAGGCCATGTAGCCGCCGACGAGGCGGCTGCGCGCCTGCGGATGTCGGTCGAAGATGATGCTCTGGTTGCTGACATGGACCGCCTGCACCGCAAGGTCGAGCAGTACGACGCCGACGAGAAGGGCGGGAATGGAAACGGGCAAAAACGCGATCAGCCCCCATGACACAAGAAGCAGTGTGAGCGAGACGCCTGTGGTCCATTGACCGAGGCCACGATCCGCTAGCCGGCCCGCCCCCGTCGCCGCGATGGCTCCCGCCATGCCGACCAGTCCAAACAGGCCGATTTGGGTGTGGGAAAAGCCGAACGGTTCGGCGCTGAGCGGCAGCACCAGCGCGGTCCAGAATGCGCTGAACGCTGCGAAGATCAGCAGGGCCAGGATGCCGCGAACCAGCAACACGCGGTCGGTCAGAAACAGCACGGGGATCGAACGCAGCGTCGCGACGTAGCTGTCCGTGCTGTCCGGTGACCCAGTGCGCGGCATGACCCGCCACAGCAGGCCGACCATCGCCAGCGTGAAAGCCGCCGATGCCAGATAGACCGCGCGCCATCCTCCAAGGTCGGCGAGCACCCCGGCAACGAAGCGCGCACCGAGAACGCCGATCACCACTCCACTCGTGACCATGCCGACGGCCTTGCCACGATTGGCGGGCGTGGCGAGCGTCGCCGCGAAGGACACCAGCACCTGAACGACCACCGCGAGCAGACCGACCGCCGCCATGGCGGCAAACAGAATCGCTTCCGTCCTCGCCGCGGCAACGGCCGCCAGCGCGACAACGGACAGGACACCTTGACCAAGGACAAGGCGGCGACGGTCCATGATATCCCCGAGTGGGACAATGACGATCAGGCCCAGCCCGTAACCAAGCTGCGTCACGGTCACCACGAGTCCGATCGCGGCCGGTGAAATCCCGAAATCCCGAGCCATCGAATCGAGCAGGGGTTGGGCGAAATAGATGTTGGCGACGCTGAGACCCGCGGCCGCCGCGAAGATCAACATGGTGCCCCGCGACAACCCGCCGTCCGGCCGGTGCTGTGGGCTGCATTCGTGCTGCATGATCGTTCCATGGATGAAGCTCTAACCAGTTTCATAGTGAGACCACTTGCGCGCTTGGACATCCAGTTCTATTTTAGAACCAGATTGCAGCGTCGGAGGGTCCTGGTCTTGGTCAAGCGGGTCAGCCTGTGGGGTGCCGATTGCCCGGTTGCACGGTCGCTCGACGTCATTGGCGACTGGTGGTCGCTGCTCATCATCCGCGACGCTTTCGACGGTGTGCGGCGGTTCAGCGGGTTTCAGACGAGCCTCGGCATTGCCAAGGGCATGCTGGCGACGCGCCTGCGCGATCTGACCCGGCGCGGCATTCTGGAAACCGCGCCGGCCTCTGACGGAAGTGCCTACCGTGAATATGTCCTGACCGAAAAGGGGCGCGGCCTCTTTCTCGTTATCGTCGCGCTGCGGCAATGGGGTGAAGACCACCTCTACCGCCCCGGTGAAGCACGGTCCTCGCTGGTCGACACCGAAACCGGCGCTCCGGTCGCGCGGCTGGCACTGCGAGCGGAGGATGGACGCTTCCTCGGATGGAGCGATACGCGGGTGCAGAAAATCGGCAATGAATGATCGAGCGGAAAAGCCGCTGTTTGAATTTCATGATGCAAACGCATCCACCTTTCAGCCGCAAAATGCCTTGTATCGCCAGCGTCCGATGGACACTGCGGACCATATCCACCCTTCCCTTGAACCGTGAAGCCAGCGAAGGCACCGGCTCTTCGTTGAAAATTCTCGAGTTTTCAACGAACCATGGCTGCACCGTTGCGGCTCTCGGTCAAACAGGCGACTCTCGGTCGTTGAAGCGGGTTCATTCGAAAATCCATACGGTTGTAATGTTTCCTTCAGGGCTTTGTGCTTTTCTAAGGCCATGGTCGCGGAGGCCGCATGCGGATTTTGGTGGTGGACGATTCGCGCATGGCGCGCACGGTGCTGTGCCAGCAGCTTGAAGGCTTCGGCCATCAGACGGCCTTTGCCGAAAGCGGCCAAGCGGCCTTGGCCCGCTGCCGCGACGAGCCCATAGACATCGCGCTCGTCGATTTCCGCGTCGGCGAGATGGAGGGCGTGGAGGTCTGCTGGCACCTGCGCGCGGCGCAGCGGGAACGGCACCTCTACCTGATGCTGATGATCCCCGGAAGCATCACCAACCAGTTCTTCGAAGTGGTGGAGAACGGCGCCGACGAGTTCCTGCGCAAGCCGCTGGACCTCACCTGGCTGCGCGCCCGGCTGCTCGCCGCCTCCCGCGTGGTCGACATGCAGCGCCAGTTGGAGCGCCTCGCCACCACCGACTCGCTGACCGGGGCGCTGAACCGCGGGCGCTTCATGGCGCGGGCCGCCGACGAGGTGGCGCGGGCCCGGCGCAGCGGCCAGCCGCTGTCGGCGATCATGCTGGACATCGACCACTTCAAGAAGGTCAACGACACCTACGGCCACGCCACCGGGGACGAGGCCATCCGCACCGTGGTCCGCGTCTGCCGGTCGATGGTGCGCGGCGCGGATGTGCTGGGCCGGCTGGGCGGCGAGGAGTTCGCCATCCTGCTGCCCGAGACGCCGCCGCAGGGGGCGGCGCTGCTGGCGGAGCGGCTGCGCCGGGCGCTGGCGGAAACCGACGTGCGGATCGCCAACGGCGCCGGGTCCTCCCTCTCCTTCACGGTCAGCATCGGGGTCAGCGCGCTGCGGCCGGCCGAGAGCAGCGTCGCCGCGGTTCTGGCGCGAGCGGACGAGGCGCTGTACCGCGCGAAGAACGGCGGCCGCAACCGCGTTGTGTGCGACGCGCCGCCGTGATCCTTCAGAGCGCCGTCAGGCTCCCGGCACCAGCCAGGGCCGCGCCTCGGCATCCGCGCGGTCGAAGGCGTCGATGGCGTCCTGGTGGCGCAGCGTCAGGGCCACGTCGTCGAGGCCTTCCACCAGGCATTCCTTTTTGAACGGGTCGATGGCGAAGGCCAGCGGCCGGCCGTCCGGGCCGGTCAGGGTCTGTGCCGGCAGGTCCACGGAGACGGCGGCGCCCGGCGTCTCCTGCAACTGGCGGCGCAGCTCCGCCACCGTCTCCTCCGGCAGGGCGACGGTCAGCAGGCCGTTCTTGGCGGCGTTGGCGGCGAAGATGTCGCCGAAGCTGGGGGCGACGACGCAGCGGAACCCGCCATCCACCAGCGCGTAGACCGCCCCCTCCCGCGACGACCCGCAGCCGAAATTGCGGTCGGTCACCAGCACGCGGGCGCCGGCATAGGCGGGGTCGTCCAACGGGAAGCCGGGCTTGCGCTCGTCATGAAGCAGGAAATTGCCGTAGCCGGCGCTGCGCGGCTTCTTCAGGAAGCGGGCGGGCAGAAGCTGGTCGGTGTCGATGTTGGCGATGTCGAGCGGCACCGCCGGAGCGGTCAGCGTGACGAAGGGGTCCATCCTTACGAAGCTCCCAGCTTGCGGACATCGGTGAGCTTGCCGGTCACGGCGGCGGCGGCGGCCATCGCCGGGCTCATCAGATGCGTCCGCGCGTTCGGCCCCTGGCGGCCGGGGAAGTTGCGGTTGGTGGTCGAGGCGCAGCGCTCCCCGGCCGGGACGAGGTCGCCGTTGATGCCGACGCACATCGAACAGCCGGGCTCGCCCCATTCCAGGCCGGCGTCGGTAAAGACGCGGTCCAGCCCCTCCACTTCGGCCTGACGGCGCACCGGGACCGATCCCGGGACCACCAGCCCCGGCACCACGGCGCGGCGGCCGCGCAGCACGGCGGCGGCGGCGCGCAGATCCTCCAGCCGGGCGTTGGTGCAGGAGCCGATGAAGACGCGGTCGATGCCGACCTCCTCCAGCCGCGTGCCGGGGGTCAGCCCCATGTAGTCGAGCATCTTGCGCATCTGGCCGGCGCGCACCGGGTCGCTTTCGGCACCGGGATCGGGAACCGCGCCGGTGACGGGAACCGCGGTCTCGGGACTGGTGCCCCAGGTGACCGAGGGGGCGATGGCGGCGGCGTCGAGCGACACCTCGCGGTCAAAGGCGGCGTCCGGGTCGCTGGGCAGGGTCCGCCAGTGCGCGACGGCGCGGTCGAACAGCGCGCCCTTGGGGGCGTAGGTCCGCCCCTCGATCCAGGAGAAGGTGGTGTCATCGGGGGCGATCATGCCGGCCCGCGCCCCCGCCTCGATCGACATGTTGCAGACGGTCAGCCGGCCTTCCATCGACAGGGCGCGGATGGCGCTTCCCGCGTATTCGATGACGTGGCCGGCCGCCCCGTCGGCGCCGATGAAGCCGATCACCGCCAGGATCAGGTCCTTGGCCGTCACATGCGCGCCCAGCTCCCCGTCGACGGTGACGCGCATGGTCTTGGGGCGGCGCTGCCACAGCGTCTGGGTCGCCAGCACATGCGAGACCTCGGTGGCGCCGATCCCGAAGGCGAGCGCCCCGAAGGCACCGTGGGTCGAGGTGTGGCTGTCGCCGCAGACGATGGTCAGGCCCGGCAGGGTCAATCCCTGCTCCGGCGCCAGCACATGGACGATGCCCTGCGCCGGGTCGTGCAGGCCGAAGTGGCGCAACCCGTGGCGGCCGGCGTTCGCCTCCAGCATCGTCACCATGTTGGCGATCTCGGGATCGGCGATCGGTTTGGCGCGGCTGTGCGAAGGCACATAATGGTCGGCGACGGCGAAGGTCAGCTCCGGTCGGCGCACCGGGCGTTTGGCGTGGTCGATCATGCCGAAGGCGTGGAACGAGCCCTCGTGCAGGAAATGGCGGTCGATGGCGAGCAGCGCCTGTCCGTCCGGCCGGGTCGCCACCAGATGGGCGTCCCAGACCTTGTCGAACAGGCTGCGGGGGTGTTGCGTCATGGGTTGCTTCCCTCCTTCACGGAGTCCGCCGCGGCCGCCCCGGCGATGCGCCCCAGCGCCACCGCAGTCAGCAAGCCATTGCCGGACAGGTAGCCGGACGCCTTCGACCCCGACACGCCGCAGGCGGCCCCGCCGGCGGCGTAGAGGTTGGGCAGCGCACCGCCCTGCCCGTCGACCAGCACGCGGGCGTCGTCATCGACGACCAGCCCGCCCTGGGTGTGGAACAGGGCGCCGGTGACGCGGACGGCGCGGTACGGTGCCACCAGCGGCGCCGAGCCGGCAAAGCTCCGGCCGAAGCCGTCGGTTCCCCCCGCTGCCTTCAACCGGTCGACCTCGGCCAACGTGACGGTCAGCGCCTCCGCGTCGATCTTCATCAGACGGGCGAGGTCCGCCGGGCTGTCGGCACCGAGCACCGCGCCCATCGCCTCGGCCTGCCGGAAATCCTCGAACTGGCGGGCGACGGCGGCGATGCGCTCGTCGAAGACGGTCCAGGCGATGCCATCGGGCTGGCGCAGCACGACGGCGGCCTGCTCGGAATAGCCCTGCGCCTCGTTGGAGAAGCGCTTGCCCTCGGTGTTCACCTGCACGCCGCCTTCGGTGACCGTCGCCCAGGTGACCAGGATGCCGGCGGGGTGAGCCACCGAGCCGTGGCCCTGGTGCCCCGACAGGTGCCGCGTCGCCGCCCCCAGCGCCTCGCCCCAGAGCAGAGCGTCGCCCTGGTTGCCGGGATGGCCGAAATAGAGCGCGTCGGCCAGCTCCGGCACATGGCGCTCGACCAGCGCCCTGTTGCCGCCATAGCCGTTGCAGGCGAGGATCAGCGCCGCGCAGCCGACCCGCTCGACGCTGCCGTCGGGCCGGGTGACCTCGACGCCACGGACACGCGGGCCGTCGGTATGGAGCGCGGTCACATGCGCCTCGCACAGCACGTCGATGCCGGCGGCCTCGACGGCGCCGCGCAGCCGGTCGATCAGCTCAGCCCCAGACCGGCTGGGCAGCCCGTGCATGCGCCGGGCGCTGTGGCCGGGATAGGTGAAGTTGTCGACCACCGAGAACGGCAGGCCGTAGCGGTCGGCCAGCCATTCCAGCGCCGGGCCGACGGCGCGGGCGACGCGGGACACGTCCGCCGGGTCGGGCTCCCCCTTCGCCTTGGCGATGATGTCGGCGGCGAAGCGCTCGGGGCTGTCCTCAATCCCGGCGGCGCGCTGCCAGCGCGTGCCCGGCGCCGGGATCAGGCCGGCCGACAGGGCGGTGGAACCCTGGGGCAGCGCGTCGCGCTCCAGCACCAGCACCTCCGCCCCGCGCTCATGGGCGGCGAGCGCGGCGATCATCCCGGCCGCTCCGCCGCCGATCACGACGACGGGCACCGTGAATTCGAACGTCACCCCGTCGGCGGGCAGGATGCGGCTCATGGCGCGGTCAGCTCCTCCAGCATCGCCGCGACCGTCGCCACACGGCAGACCGGGCGCAGGGCGGCGACCGAGACGTCATGGACCTGCGGCGTGAAGGCGGCGCAGCCGTCCTCCAGCAAAATGGTGTCGAAGTCGCGGACATGGGCGTCGCGCACGGTCGAGGCGACGCCGCCGTTGGTGACGATGCCGCAGACCAGCAGCCGCTCCACCCCGCATTTGCGCAGCACCCACTCCAGCCGCGACATGTGGAAGGCGGAGTAGGCGATCTTCTCCACCTCGACATCGACGGGCTGGAGCGTGTCCACCGTGCGATGCCCCCAGCCCCCCGGCTGGAAGTCGCCCTTCGCCAGGAAGGGCCGCAGCGCCTTCAGGTGGGGCGAGATCATCGGCTCGCCGCCGCGGCCGGGAACCAGGGTGAAGTTGGTCGAGATCACCCAGCCGCCGCGCGACCGCAGAAGGTCGGCCAACGACTTCACCCGCTCCGGCAGGGCCAGGATTTCCGGCGCCGTCTGACCGGCGCGGCCATAAGCCCCCTCGGGGTGCAGAAAATCGTTCTGCAGGTCGCAGACCAGCAGGGCGGTGCGCTCGATGGGAATTAGCGCGGCGCTCATCGGGCGCTCCTTTCCACGATGACGTTGCCGTACCCGTCGACGCGGGCGCTGAGGTCGGGATCGATGACGGTGGTGGCGTCCGGCTGCTCCAGGATCGCCGGACCCTGGATGTGCGCGCCGACCGGCAGGTCGAGACGGTTGTAGACCGCCGTCTCATGCCACGCCCCGTCGAACCACACCGGGCGCGAACCGGCGTGGGCGCCCTCCACCGTCGTGCCGGCCGCCGGAGCCAGGGCGGCGAGGTCGAAGTGCGGGCGGCGGCCGATGGCGGCGGTGCGCAGGTTGACGATCTTGGCGCCCACCCCCGGCAGCAGCCGGCTGAAGGACGCCTGATAGGCGCGCTCGAAGGCGGCGCGGATGGTCGCCTCGTCGACCCCGGTGGTGCCATTTTCGACCGACACGGGCAGCGGCACGGCGACCGTGTGGGTCTGGCCGATGTAGTGCATGTCGAGTTCGAAGACGAGGTCGATGCGCTCGACGCTGAGGCCGGCGGACTCAACGACGGCGCGGGCGGCGGTCGCCTCCTCCACCATGCGGCGGTCGAGCGACGCGGCGTCGATGCCGGCCAGCGGCAGGTTCACCGTCTGCACCTGATCGTGCCGGATGTCGGCGATGACGCAGCCGAGCGCCGAGGTCACGCCGGGGAAGCGCGGCACCAGCGCCGCCTTCAGCCCGACCTCCTTGATCAGCGCGCCGACATGCAGCGCGCCGCCGCCACCGAAGGGCACCGCGGCGAACTTGGCCGGGTCGTGCCCGCGCTCGATGGAGACGAGGCGGATGGCGCCGGCCATCTTGCTGTTGGCGATGCGCACCACCGCCTCCGCCGCCGCCATGACGTCGAGGCCCAGCGGCTCGGCGACGTGGGTGGCGATGGCGGTGCGGGCGGCGTCGACGTCCAGCCGGGCGAGCTTGCCGCCGATCGGCCGCTCCGCGTTGATGCGGCCGAGCAGCACGTTGGCGTCGGTCAGCGTCGGGCGGGTGTTGCCCTGGCCGTAGCAGACCGGCCCCGGCCGTGACCCTGCGCTCTCCGGCCCGACCTGCAGCATGCCGCCGGGATCGACCCCGGCGATGGAGCCGCCGCCGGCGCCGATGGTGGTGATCTCGATCATCGGGGTGCGGACGACCAGACCGAAGTCGATGGTGGTCTGGGCGGCCAGCATGGTCTGCCCCTCCACCACCAGCGACACGTCGAAGCTGGTGCCGCCGAGGTCGCCGGTGATGACGTTGGGGAAGCCCGCCGCCTTGGAGATCGCCGCGGCGGCGATGACGCCGGCCGCCGGCCCCGACAGGGCGGTGCGCACCGGCAGGCGCCGGGCGGTGTCGGTGGACATGACGCCGCCGTTCGACTGCACGATGTGGAAGCGGCCGCCGAACCCCTCCCCGGCCAGCGCGTTGTCGAGCTTGGCAAGGTAGCTGCCGACCACCGGCTGGAGATAGGCGTTCAGCGCGGTGGTCGAGGTGCGCTCGAACTCGCGGATCTCCGGCAGGATGCGCGAGGAGCATTCGAGGTTCGCGTTCGGCCACACCTCGCGCGCCGCCTCCAGCGCCGCCAGCTCGTTGGCCGGGTTGGCGTAGGCGTTGATGAAGACGATGGCCAGCGCCTCCGCCCCCATCGCGGCCAGCCGTCGGGCGGCGGCGCGCACCTCGTCGGGATCGACGGCGGCGCGGACCGTTCCGTCGGCCAGCGTGCGCTCCGCCACCTCCAGCCGCAGGTCGCGGTCGACCACCGGGACGAAGTCGCCCCACAGGCCCCAGGTCTGGCGGCGGTCGCGGCGGCGCATCTCCAGCACGTCGCGGAAGCCGGCGGTGGTGATCAGCCCGACCTTGGCGCCCTTGCGCTCCAGCAGAGCGTTGGTGCCGACCGTGGTGCCGTGGACGATGGAGCCCAGTTCGGCGACCGGACCGAAGCTCTGCAGGCCAGCGAGGAAGCCGACCGCCTCGTCGCCGCGGTTGGACGGGACCTTGGCGGTGCGGAAGCTGCCGCGCGCCTCGTCGTAATGGAAGAGGTCGGTGAAGGTGCCGCCGACATCGACGCCGACGATTGCACCCGTGGAGATGCCGTTGCTCATGGTCTTGCTTCCGGATTCGTCAGGCGGCGGAGGTTTCGCGGAGCGCCGCGGTGGCGGCGATGTCGAGCGCGCCGTCGTCGGTCAGCGCCACGCCGTAGGCGCTGCGCGCGGCCTCGGCGCCGAGGTAGCCGAGCCGCACGTCGCGGGCCACGGCCTCGGCGTCGCGGCGTCGCGGGTCGCCCCAGCCGCCGCCACCGGGAGTCTCCAACCGGACGCGCTGGCCGTCGCGGATCTTCACATCGGTGACTTTGGAGGCGAGCGGCGGCGATTTCTCGCCCTCGTCGCTCTGCCAGACGAAGCGGTTCAGCGCGGCGGGCGTGCCGCCGGCCACCCCGAAGGGCGCGAAGACGCCGCGCTCGCCCAGCAGGAAGACGTCGGCGGCGGTCAGCGCCTCGATCTCGTAGACCGCCCCCAGCCCGCCGCGGTGCAGGCCGGCCCCGGCGGAATCCGGGCGCAGCGCCCATTGGGTGAACATCACCGGATAGGCGGCTTCAAGGATTTCCACCGGCGGAATGGTGGCGGTGGAGATCGGGTTGTTGGCGTGGTTCAGCCCATCGCTCTCCGGGTTGCCGCCCAGACCGCCGCCGAAGAAGGAGAACATCACCCAACGCGAGCCGTCCGGACGGTGGCCGGCCAGAGACAGCGCGTTGATGGTGCCGAATGGTGCCGCGGTGGCGCGGGCCGGGTCGGCCAGGGCCAGCGCGCCGAACACAACGCCGATGACGCGCAGGATGGTTTCGGTGTAGCCGCCGACCGGCTTGGGCGGCTTCACCGCCAGCAGCGTCGTCTCGGGGATGACGAAGGTGATCGGATTGAGGCAGCCGGCGTTGGCCGGCACGTCGGTGAAGACGTGCTTCAGCGCGACGTAGCAGCAGGCGACCGCCGTGGAGTAGGCGATGTTGAGCGGCCCGGCGCAGGGTGCCGAGGAGCGGGAGAAATCCAGCACCATGCGGTCGCCCGCGATGGTCAGGTCCAGCGCGATCCGCAGACGGTCGGCGGTGATGCCGTCGTTGTCGAGATAGTCCTCGAAGCTGTAGGTGCCGTCGGGCAGCCTGGACAGCGCGCTGCGCATCAGCGCCTCGGCCCGCGCGGTGAAGGCGTCGAAGGCCGCCGCGACGGTGTCCTCGCCATGCTCGTCCAGCAGTTCGGTCAGCCGGCGCACGCCGAGGTCGAGCGCGTTGAGCTGCCCGTTCAGGTCGCCGTAGTTGGACACCGGCACGCGGGAGTTGGCGGCGAGGATCGCCAGCAGGTCGTGGTTCATCGCCCCGGCCTTGACCAGCTTCACCGGCGGGATGCGCACGCCCTCCTGGAAGCTGTCGGTGGCCCGCGCGTTGAAGTTGCCCGGCACGTTGCCGCCGATGTCGAGCCAGTGGCCGACCGACGCCATCCAGCAGAACAGCCGGCCCTGGCGGAAGATCGGCCGCACCAGCCGGAAGTCGTTCAGGTGCGTGCCGCCGTCGTAGGGGTCGTTGAACAGGAAGATGTCGTCGGGGTGAAGGTCGCCCTCCCGCGCCACCTTGTCGATCACCGCCTTGACCGCGAAGGCCATGGCGCCGACGAAGATCGGCAGGCCGTTGGTGCCCTGCACCAGCGTGGCGCCGGTCTCGGCGTGGTAGAGGCCGTGGCAGGCGTCGCGCGCCTCGGCGATGATCGGGTTGAAGGCCGAGCGGTAGAGCGTCGCGTCCATCTCGTCGGCGATCTGCTCCAGCCGGCCCTTGAGGACGGCCAGCGTGACGGGGTCGATTGTGGTGGTCTTGGTGGTGGTCTGGGTGGTCATGCCGCGTCCTCCCGCTTGGCGGAGGTGAAGTCCTTGTAGGTTTCGCCGAGCGCCAGCATCTCCGGCGTGCCGATGAGATCGTTCAGCGCGTTGAAGTCGAACATGCGGTCGCGGAAGGGCTGGGTGGTGCCGTGCTGGGCC from Azospirillum brasilense includes:
- the leuC gene encoding 3-isopropylmalate dehydratase large subunit, whose translation is MTQHPRSLFDKVWDAHLVATRPDGQALLAIDRHFLHEGSFHAFGMIDHAKRPVRRPELTFAVADHYVPSHSRAKPIADPEIANMVTMLEANAGRHGLRHFGLHDPAQGIVHVLAPEQGLTLPGLTIVCGDSHTSTHGAFGALAFGIGATEVSHVLATQTLWQRRPKTMRVTVDGELGAHVTAKDLILAVIGFIGADGAAGHVIEYAGSAIRALSMEGRLTVCNMSIEAGARAGMIAPDDTTFSWIEGRTYAPKGALFDRAVAHWRTLPSDPDAAFDREVSLDAAAIAPSVTWGTSPETAVPVTGAVPDPGAESDPVRAGQMRKMLDYMGLTPGTRLEEVGIDRVFIGSCTNARLEDLRAAAAVLRGRRAVVPGLVVPGSVPVRRQAEVEGLDRVFTDAGLEWGEPGCSMCVGINGDLVPAGERCASTTNRNFPGRQGPNARTHLMSPAMAAAAAVTGKLTDVRKLGAS
- a CDS encoding cysteine hydrolase family protein, whose translation is MSAALIPIERTALLVCDLQNDFLHPEGAYGRAGQTAPEILALPERVKSLADLLRSRGGWVISTNFTLVPGRGGEPMISPHLKALRPFLAKGDFQPGGWGHRTVDTLQPVDVEVEKIAYSAFHMSRLEWVLRKCGVERLLVCGIVTNGGVASTVRDAHVRDFDTILLEDGCAAFTPQVHDVSVAALRPVCRVATVAAMLEELTAP
- a CDS encoding hydantoinase/oxoprolinase family protein; protein product: MSNGISTGAIVGVDVGGTFTDLFHYDEARGSFRTAKVPSNRGDEAVGFLAGLQSFGPVAELGSIVHGTTVGTNALLERKGAKVGLITTAGFRDVLEMRRRDRRQTWGLWGDFVPVVDRDLRLEVAERTLADGTVRAAVDPDEVRAAARRLAAMGAEALAIVFINAYANPANELAALEAAREVWPNANLECSSRILPEIREFERTSTTALNAYLQPVVGSYLAKLDNALAGEGFGGRFHIVQSNGGVMSTDTARRLPVRTALSGPAAGVIAAAAISKAAGFPNVITGDLGGTSFDVSLVVEGQTMLAAQTTIDFGLVVRTPMIEITTIGAGGGSIAGVDPGGMLQVGPESAGSRPGPVCYGQGNTRPTLTDANVLLGRINAERPIGGKLARLDVDAARTAIATHVAEPLGLDVMAAAEAVVRIANSKMAGAIRLVSIERGHDPAKFAAVPFGGGGALHVGALIKEVGLKAALVPRFPGVTSALGCVIADIRHDQVQTVNLPLAGIDAASLDRRMVEEATAARAVVESAGLSVERIDLVFELDMHYIGQTHTVAVPLPVSVENGTTGVDEATIRAAFERAYQASFSRLLPGVGAKIVNLRTAAIGRRPHFDLAALAPAAGTTVEGAHAGSRPVWFDGAWHETAVYNRLDLPVGAHIQGPAILEQPDATTVIDPDLSARVDGYGNVIVERSAR
- a CDS encoding FAD-dependent oxidoreductase, with amino-acid sequence MSRILPADGVTFEFTVPVVVIGGGAAGMIAALAAHERGAEVLVLERDALPQGSTALSAGLIPAPGTRWQRAAGIEDSPERFAADIIAKAKGEPDPADVSRVARAVGPALEWLADRYGLPFSVVDNFTYPGHSARRMHGLPSRSGAELIDRLRGAVEAAGIDVLCEAHVTALHTDGPRVRGVEVTRPDGSVERVGCAALILACNGYGGNRALVERHVPELADALYFGHPGNQGDALLWGEALGAATRHLSGHQGHGSVAHPAGILVTWATVTEGGVQVNTEGKRFSNEAQGYSEQAAVVLRQPDGIAWTVFDERIAAVARQFEDFRQAEAMGAVLGADSPADLARLMKIDAEALTVTLAEVDRLKAAGGTDGFGRSFAGSAPLVAPYRAVRVTGALFHTQGGLVVDDDARVLVDGQGGALPNLYAAGGAACGVSGSKASGYLSGNGLLTAVALGRIAGAAAADSVKEGSNP